CGGCACGCGCATGCTGGCGCTGGACACCACGCCCTGGCCCGACGCCCGCGCGCCAGGCACCGATGCCGTGCCGGTGGAGGTGGCGGCCGGGGCGCTGGTGGCCTTCCACGGCCTGCTGCCGCACTGGAGCGCACCCAACCGCTCGGCGCAGTCGCGCCACGCGTACACGCTGCATGCCACCGACGGGCGCGCGCACTATGCGGCGCACAACTGGCTGCAGCGCGGGCGTCTGCCCCTGCGCGGCTTTGACTGAGGTCGGGCGTCAGTCCTGCAGCCACTGCGCCGGGTGCGAGCCCGGCGGCATCGAGGGCAGGGTGTAGGCCGGCGGCGTGAGCGACAGCATCGCGCCGTGGCGCAGGCCCTGCAGCCGGCCAAAGCCGCTGGCCTGCGGCGCATCGAGATAGGGCGTCACCTCGGGCGCCACAGCCTGCAGCCCGCCCGGCACCCGGCCCAGGCCGCGCAGCCAGCGGGCCACGCCGGCCAGGCTCACGTCCACCTGCCAGCTGCCGCCTTCGCGTGCCTGGCGCCACAGCGCGGCCTGGGCGCCAAAGGCCAGCAGGTAGCCGGCGGCGTAGTCCAGGATCTGCAGGGGCATGGCCTTGGGTTGGTCCGAACCTGCGGCCTCGGCCTCGGCCCAGTTGAAGCCGGTGGCCGTCTGCACCAGTGAATCAAAGCCGCGGCGCCGCGCCCAGGGGCTGTCGCTGCGGCCGTCGTTGCTGCCGTAGGCCGACAGCGACACGCACACGATGCCCGGGCGCAGCCGCGCCAGATCGCGCGGCGCAAAGCCCCGCGCCGCCAGCCCGCCGGGCCGGTAACCCTGCAGGAACACATGCGCCTCACCCAGCAGCGCGGTCAGCCTGGCGCCGCCGTCGGCGGTGGCCAGGTCGACATGGGCCGAGCGCTTGCCGCGGCTGGTGTCGGCAAGGGCCTCGATGTTGGGCAGCCGGGGCGAGTTGACCAGCAGCACATCGGCGCCATGCGCGGCCAGCGTGCGACCGGCCACCGGCCCGGCCAGGATGCGGGTGAGCTCGAGCACGCGCAGGCCGGCCAGCGGGCGCCCAGCAGGGTGCAGGGCGGGCCAGGCGATGGCGGCGGCGGGCGGCGCACCCTCGATCGGCGCGATGCGCAGCACGGGTGTGCCGGCCAGCGCCTGGCCTTGCGGGTGGGCATCCCAGTCGCTGAAGCGGCGTGCGGCGGCCACCACCAGGCCGGCCTCGGCCGCGGCGCTCTCGAAATGCTCGGCGC
This portion of the Aquabacterium sp. OR-4 genome encodes:
- a CDS encoding CoA transferase yields the protein MTSTPADPPADTPANTPVSAAAALAGLWQLGGLPPEALAQVALPGQGAAVLPSSFAVTTAAQSSLAAAALAAAELWHLRQAAGGPRQQVTVDATHATLDSTAWFTLDGVVPSIWDKLSGLYRCGEAVGTPGWVRIHANFAHHRDGALRLLGLPPGPDTERAQVSQALRHWRAEHFESAAAEAGLVVAAARRFSDWDAHPQGQALAGTPVLRIAPIEGAPPAAAIAWPALHPAGRPLAGLRVLELTRILAGPVAGRTLAAHGADVLLVNSPRLPNIEALADTSRGKRSAHVDLATADGGARLTALLGEAHVFLQGYRPGGLAARGFAPRDLARLRPGIVCVSLSAYGSNDGRSDSPWARRRGFDSLVQTATGFNWAEAEAAGSDQPKAMPLQILDYAAGYLLAFGAQAALWRQAREGGSWQVDVSLAGVARWLRGLGRVPGGLQAVAPEVTPYLDAPQASGFGRLQGLRHGAMLSLTPPAYTLPSMPPGSHPAQWLQD